In Colletotrichum destructivum chromosome 8, complete sequence, the following proteins share a genomic window:
- a CDS encoding Putative zn(2)Cys(6) fungal-type DNA-binding domain, fungal transcription factor — translation MKSQHEVPIADNTKKRRRGGQRKKTVFASPFPRSFLTRCISYTCKERHTPCDEKKPVCGNCERLRLSCRPFEPIKQSAWSAPVGTNHLTRRPGQHSQQQQQQQQQQNLFQADEAEASFPGTLDSTGVLFTAHMPDPPWNPIAGTSPSPPKQTASTPHQQHPQQGVGVVVEDSNGGNGGSSSPSELISRAQVTLTAEMVHLLTTYRTSVATWMDIFDYGCAYQLEVLRRCMTSKLLILSVCAFTAKHLSLLPSGDVWVAPATRYYGESLRGLIGSIGTGSVPEDVLTATILLCSYEIIATQGEEHQRHLSGAKLLILNRGVSASSVGLDRANFWIYIRHEITVALFNKTTLQISPKDWRVNWRETEVEEDVLANQLLWLLGRAIDVVFRQEQSVFATTTTLCDERQEICDEVATWFRCWSPSVKGLKYGEPDDQGFAKLYFPMPCAAAAMMWYHLLHILLYAEPSLQHPSHIPLIENHALEIGCIMLSNIPNSVRSFSSQAIFYAAKHITGISRKIRFWNMLDDIETRLGFRTRDQVKKLKELVETNI, via the exons ATGAAATCACAGCACGAAGTACCTATTGCTGATAATACGAAGAAGAGGCGCAGAGGAGGCCAAAGAAAGAAGACGG TTTTTGCCTCGCCCTTCCCACGGAGTTTCCTGACCCGCTGTATTAGTTATACGTGCAAAGAACGTCACACTCCATGCGACGAGAAGAAACCTGTCTGCGGCAATTGCGAGCGGCTGAGGTTATCATGTCGGCCCTTCGAGCCTATTAAGCAGTCTGCGTGGTCTGCGCCCGTTGGCACCAATCATCTCACCCGTCGTCCTGGGCAGCAttctcagcagcagcagcagcagcagcagcagcagaatCTCTTCCAGGCAGACGAAGCAGAGGCTAGCTTCCCAGGAACCCTGGACTCGACAGGTGTTCTCTTCACCGCTCACATGCCAGACCCACCTTGGAACCCCATCGCCGGAACCTCGCCCTCCCCACCGAAGCAGACGGCCAGCACAccgcaccagcagcacccgCAGCagggtgttggtgttgtcgTTGAAGACAGTAATGGTGGCAACGGTGGCAGTAGTAGTCCTAGCGAGCTTATTAGTCGTGCTCAAGTGACACTGACTGCGGAGATGGTACATTTGCTAACCACCTATCGGACGAGCGTGGCGACCTGGATGGATATATTCGATTACGGCTGCGCGTATCAGCTTGAGGTCCTGCGCCGCTGTATGACGTCTAAGCTCCTTATCCTTAGTGTATGCGCCTTTACGGCCAAGCATCTGAGTCTTCTTCCTTCGGGAGATGTGTGGGTCGCCCCAGCCACTCGCTACTACGGCGAGTCCCTGCGTGGGCTGATCGGCTCTATTGGCACCGGTTCGGTCCCCGAGGATGTCCTCACTGCTACGATTCTTCTCTGCAGCTACGAGATCATTGCGACCCAAGGGGAAGAGCACCAGCGGCACCTCTCTGGCGCGAAGCTTCTGATCCTGAATCGGGGCGTCAGTGCCTCATCGGTTGGCCTGGATAGAGCCAACTTCTGGATATACATCCGGCACGAGATCACTGTGGCCCTTTTCAACAAGACCACTCTTCAGATCAGCCCCAAGGACTGGAGAGTCAATTGGCGGGAGAcggaggtcgaggaggatgtcCTGGCGAACCAGCTCCTCTGGCTACTTGGCAGAGCCATTGATGTCGTCTTTCGTCAAGAGCAGAGCGTTTTcgcaacaacgacgacattGTGCGATGAGCGGCAAGAAATTTGTGATGAAGTCGCAACCTGGTTTCGTTGCTGGTCCCCGTCCGTCAAGGGGTTGAAGTACGGCGAACCGGACGATCAAGGCTTCGCCAAGTTGTATTTCCCCATGCCTTGTGCAG CGGCTGCCATGATGTGGTACCATCTCTTGCATATACTTCTCTACGCAGAACCCAGCCTGCAGCATCCATCTCATATTCCACTT ATTGAGAACCACGCCTTAGAAATTGGCTGCATAATGTTGTCGAATATCCCAAACAGCGTTAGGAGCTTTTCCTCTCAAGCCATATTCTACG CTGCCAAGCATATTACCGGCATCAGCAGGAAAATTCGCTTTTGGAATATGCTCGATGATATTGAGACTCGTCTCGGCTTCCGCACACGGGATCAGGTCAAAAAGCTCAAAGAGCTTGTCGAGACCAACATTTGA
- a CDS encoding Putative cytochrome P450 has product MLTVWLVAAWILLILLWPFIRYLQDPKGLRKYPSQNIFSGLTGLAYGWEVGRRHRVFHTRRLHEQLVRDPVVRIGPNWLSFGRGQAVRDIYGFNSPCLKGTIYDSLQGGGESLILTTSREVHSQRRRMVAASYAPSNVELWEPRVAESTAILVSKLDSMCTAAPLRPGAIVPQEQLAFDANHWFMLYGFECAIKIGLSKDPGWLMQGTDLTLVTRPDGLKEYANIIDCMHSSSRANATLVWDAASFPMMKKLTNLLSPWYASQWHNASNWGAYIDQITAERVERGEKGEDFHDLCQLMIRDRKGDPAKISAIDRITEVHQVALLVPRITPLTTIRATVNGGGDGPAISLTNTLYYLLKNPESMRKLREELDEALGTDEVIAPWSKMKRLPYLRACIDESMRLSPPVATDLIRKTPPDRSYMVAGELIPPDTSVSISAYTAHRDPEYFPDPEAWKPERWLMKGDGKLRDMLAIYNPFSAGGRACIGRNTAILVQVVCLGTLIHRYDFALPDPDFEMEWIDYFNLWPVELRLKVWRRQPDTAALASVGDVPTEKKPWSEDSRSEKSEKTEVV; this is encoded by the exons ATGCTGACAGTATGGCTGGTCGCGGCATGGATCCTCTTGATCCTGCTGTGGCCTTTTATCCGCTATTTGCAAGATCCCAAAGGATTACGCAAGTATCCTAGCCAAAACATCTTCTCGGGCCTAACGGGTTTGGCGTATGGCTGGGAGGTGGGACGCCGTCATCGCGTGTTCCATACTCGCCGGCTGCACGAGCAGCTCGTCAGAGATCCCGTGGTCCGCATTGGGCCCAACTGGCTCTCTTTTGGGCGGGGACAAGCTGTCCGCGACATTTACGGCTTCAACTCCCCTTGTTTGAAGGGCACCATTTACGACTCGTTGCAGGGTGGCGGCGAGAGCCTCATCTTGACCACCAGTCGCGAGGTCCACTCTCAGCGCCGTAGGATGGTGGCCGCCTCCTACGCGCCCAGTAACGTTGAGCTCTGGGAGCCGCGGGTCGCCGAGAgcaccgccatcctcgtctccaAGCTTGACAGCATGTGCACGGCAGCACCCCTCAGGCCCGGTGCCATCGTTCCCCAAGAGCAGCTCGCTTTTGACGCCAACCACTGGTTCATGCTATACGGCTTCGAGTGTGCCATCAAGATCGGGCTAAGCAAAGACCCGGGCTGGTTGATGCAGGGGACTGACCTAACTCTGGTCACGCGTCCGGATGGCCTCAAGGAGTATGCCAACATCATCGATTGCATGCACAGCAGTTCACGCGCCAACGCTACCCTCGTGTGGGACGCGGCCAGCTTTCCTATGATGAAGAAATTGACCAACCTCCTGTCTCCGTGGTATGCGAGCCAGTGGCACAACGCCTCCAACTGGGGCGCCTACATTGATCAGATCACAGCGGAACGTGTAGAACGCggggagaagggcgaggactTTCACGATCTCTGTCAGCTCATGATCAGGGATAGAAAGGGTGACCCCGCCAAGATCAGCGCCATTGATCGTATAACTGAAGTCCACCAA GTCGCTCTTTTGGTGCCGAGGATTACGCCACTAACTACGATTCGTGCAACAGTCAATGGGGGCGGAGATGGCCCAGCTATCTCTCTCACCAACACCCTATACTACCTTCTAAAGAATCCCGAGTCCATGAGAAAGCTtcgcgaggagctcgacgaagCACTGGGAACCGACGAAGTCATCGCGCCCTGGTCCAAGATGAAGAGATTGCCATATCTGAGGGCCTGTATCGACGAGTCTATGCGCCTTTCTCCCCCCGTAGCAACCGATCTCATCCGCAAGACACCACCGGATCGCTCCTACATGGTCGCCGGCGAGTTGATCCCTCCAGATACGAGCGTGAGCATCTCAGCATACACGGCTCATCGGGACCCAGAATACTTCCCGGATCCTGAGGCCTGGAAGCCCGAGCGGTGGCTAATGAAGGGTGATGGGAAACTCAGAGATATGCTTGCCATCTACAACCCGTTCAgtgccggcggccgcgcCTGCATTGGTCGAAATACGGCAATCCTGGTGCAGGTGGTGTGCCTTGGCACGCTCATTCATCGGTACGACTTTGCCTTGCCCGACCCAGACTTTGAGATGGAGTGGATCGACTACTTCAACCTATGGCCTGTTGAACTCCGTCTTAAGGTCTGGAGGCGCCAACCTGACACAGCAGCTCTGGCTTCTGTCGGCGATGTGCCGACTGAGAAGAAGCCTTGGAGTGAGGATTCTCGAAGCGAGAAATCTGAAAAGACCGAGGTAGTGTAA
- a CDS encoding Putative GNAT domain, acyl-CoA N-acyltransferase, N-alpha-acetyltransferase 40, with the protein MAPAPRKRRRAPTNPIETANRKSDEEFVKDHLQSSSPDWTSWTHPKTDKPYALSLKSSSALAQHELQACFDLVDRTSGADYRASKDGWRPASKMKEMRSPDLRYILVKDADGDDGGKICGFTSLMPTFEEGEAVVYCYEIHLLEELRGTGMGRLLMEHLVRVAESIPIIEKVMLTCFLANAGARAFYERLGFERDAISPVERRLRFGKVFVPDYLIMSRRVRGEGERIKPQIGDSVKTGS; encoded by the exons ATGGCCCCGGCTCCTCGGAAACGCCGCAGGGCGCCCACGAACCCCATCGAGACAGCCAACCGCAAGTCGGATGAGGAGTTCGTCAAAGACCACCTGCAATCAAG CAGCCCAGACTGGACATCATGGACGCATCCCAAGACCGACAAGCCCTACGCCCTCTCGCtgaagtcgtcgtcggcgctcgCCCAACACGAGCTGCAGGCCTgcttcgacctcgtcgaccgcaCCAGCGGGGCCGATTACCGGGCTTCCAAGGACGGGTGGAGGCCCGCGAGcaagatgaaggagatgaggAGCCCCGACCTGAGGTacatcctcgtcaaggatgctgacggcgatgacggaggcAAGATATGCGGCTTCACGAGCCTAATGCCGAcgttcgaggagggcgaggccgtggTGTACTGCTACGAGATTCACCTTTTGGAGGAGTTGAGGGG CACCGGAATGGGCCGCTTGCTCATGGAACACCTCGTCCGGGTGGCCGAGAGCATCCCCATCATCGAAAAGGTGATGCTGACGTgcttcctcgccaacgccggcgcgCGCGCCTTCTACGAGAGGCTCGGGTTTGAGAGGGACGCCATCTCCCCCGTCGAGAGGCGGTTGCGGTTTGGAAAGGTCTTTGTGCCGGATTATCTCATCATGAGCAGGAGGGTGCGCGGTGAGGGCGAGAGGATAAAGCCGCAGATCGGGGACAGCGTGAAGACGGGGTCATGA
- a CDS encoding Putative PLAC8 motif-containing protein, with protein sequence MEYQQQPQMQPQPQQQEHFDQHQHQQPIQQEYVQGANVQTQEWQSNLMNCGPCDTCIVGTCLPCMLLGKTSERLRDPTMQTYEAINTDCLLMCGITWFTGCGWVYAMMKRGEIRERFGIKGSGFSDCCVTYWCSCCALIQQDKEVQARMSTGPIVQGYQPQKEGMHMPQHN encoded by the exons ATGGAGTACCAACAGCAGCCTCAGatgcagccgcagccgcagcagcaggagcacTTTGaccagcaccaacaccagcagccGATCCAACAGGAATACGTCCAGGGCGCCAATGTCCAGACCCAGGAATGGCAGTCCAACCTCATGAACTGCGGGCCCTGCGATACGTGCATCGTGGGAACTTGTCTCCCCTGCATGC TCCTCGGCAAGACGTCGGAGCGCCTGCGCGACCCCACCATGCAGACCTACGAGGCCATCAACACGGACTGCCTGCTCATGTGCGGTATCACCTGGTTCACCGGCTGCGGCTGGGTCTACGCCATGATGAAGCGCGGCGAGATCCGCGAGCGCTTCGGTATCAAGGGCTCCGGCTTCTCGGACTGCTGCGTCACATATTGGTGCTCCTGCTGCGCCCTCATCCAGCAGGACAAGGAGGTCCAGGCCCGCATGTCGACGGGGCCCATCGTCCAGGGCTACCAGCCGCAGAAGGAGGGCATGCACATGCCGCAGCACAACTAA
- a CDS encoding Putative major facilitator, sugar transporter, major facilitator superfamily, translated as MERFTDLFHKPPPFVLASYGCSLGGLLLGIDTGIIGPVTVMESFNEPFGHPSPTVHGVIVSSILASAAVASFLAGHLADRLGRPAGIAIGSMLFGIGCAIEAGAVHLGMFMAGRVVAGIGEGFTSGIMIVYICEISPAKHRGALTTGPQLLICAGLLVGFFTCYGTERIESDLSWRLPFILLASYSVIFSTAAYLLLPASPRWMAHHGKPTHEVSAAWETLGIHGEDQEDMAEPFENAEAKASSSNIMDLFSPEARPRFFMAVFLLAMQQFCGIDGVMYYAPLLFRQAGVGVNGDTFLVSGILSIVILAVSIPGTIWADSWGRRANTIFGGLGMAGAMFIIGALYAADVVHATGPARWIVIVVIYMFTVIYCVSWGIVMKIYAAEIQPQQTRASATSIAHGANWLTNFTVALITPILLASSRYGAYFLFGGCTLLTAAICWFWMPETRGRTLSEIQRAFHANTSSDLESSGKSIKKTPQTASGVFVQEEEETKQEKNQT; from the exons ATGGAAAGGTTCACAGATTTGTTTCATAAACCCCCGCCCTTTGTATTGGCTAGTTATGGATGCTCGCTTGGCGGCCTCCTGCTCGGGATCGACACAGGCATCATCGGACCCGTCACTGTCATGGAGTCCTTCAACGAGCCCTTTGGCCATCCGAGCCCAACAGTTCACGGCGTAATAGTATCATCCATTCTTGCAtcagccgccgtcgcctcaTTTTTAGCTGGCCACTTGGCCGACAGGCTCGGTCGGCCGGCTGGGATTGCCATCGGTTCTATGTTATTCGGGATCGGCTGCGCCATAGAGGCGGGCGCTGTTCACCTGGGAATGTTTATGGCTGGCCGAGTGGTGGCGGGCATAGGGGAGGGCTTCACGAGCGGAATAATGATTGT ATATATTTGCGAAATCTCACCCGCCAAACACCGTGGAGCTCTCACAACGGGTCCTCAACTCCTGATATGTGCTGGGCTCTTGGTAGGCTTTTTCACTTGCTACGGAACTGAGCGCATTGAGTCAGACCTCTCTTGGCGGCTTCCCTTCATTCTTCTCGCCTCTTATTCTGTCATTTTCTCCACCGCTGCCTACTTGCTGTTAccagcgtcgccgaggtggaTGGCCCATCATGGGAAGCCTACGCATGAAGTGTCAGCAGCTTGGGAGACTCTTGGTATCCATGGCGAGGACCAAGAGGATATGGCAGAGCCGTTTGAgaacgccgaggccaaggcatcatcatcaaat ATAATGGACCTCTTTTCCCCCGAAGCACGACCGCGGTTCTTTATGGCTGTCTTCCTGCTGGCCATGCAACAATTCTGTGGCATCGATGGTGTCATGTAT TATGCTCCATTGCTCTTTCGTCAGGCCGGTGTTGGTGTGAACGGGGACACTTTCCTCGTCTCGGGTATTCTGTCGATTGTCATCTTGGCCGTCAGCATTCCGGGTACCATCTGGGCTGACAGTTGGGGCCGACGCGCCAACACCATCTTTGGCGGCTTGGGCATGGCCGGGGCCATGTTCATCATCGGTGCACTGTACGCCGCAGATGTCGTGCATGCCACGGGTCCGGCCAGATGGATCGTCATCGTGGTTATCTACATGTTTACCGTCATATACTGCGTCTCGTGGGGTATCGTCATGAAGATCTACGCGGCCGAGATTCAGCCTCAACAAACCCGGGCCAGCGCCACAAGCATTGCCCATGGTGCTAACTGGCTGACCAACTTCACCGTTGCCCTCATCACCCCGATCCTGCTAGCAAGCTCTCGATACGGCGCTTATTTTCTCTTTGGTGGATGTACGCTCCTTACAGCGGCTATCTGCTGGTTCTGGATGCCCGAGACTAGAGGACGAACACTGTCGGAGATACAGCGTGCATTCCACGCGAACACCTCAAGTGACCTGGAGAGCTCAGGCAAATCCATCAAAAAGACACCACAAACAGCATCTGGGGTTTTTGTacaggaggaggaggagaccaAGCAAGAGAAGAACCAGACATAG
- a CDS encoding Putative ferric reductase, NAD binding domain, ferric reductase transmembrane component-like protein, whose amino-acid sequence MKFSHSVPIPSTRVDFPKLNHTFPLSKRNVSSGDNTPHYTKPGAAACAFTAVRHLSPFIDAKLPIATVRMRARSTPPPPPAVRRALMPTLLAALCLFVGSASSALTGTGGVCFDSCTYTLRSPRFNDTQSYNGTMPAKSKLIASCESRLHIESLYLCADLHCDLTHRVAGLSDLNHTCQTYMNTSLPPFEIVAHYSDEEIAGLRRLTQDEGVDKTVLNEVVLPADAFYQIWFDTLESVEYTYGYHYRYGFYVIVFWFIVIAIGLASRLVAAIGTLQKQEYAPRTTRGIYRLSAVWLKRYITVPATFGYRCSQNLGWCTIPPRIQSLTIFAFIAVNAFFCIHGYIVFPGHMYWPLVYHQWWRYVADRTGIISFANFPIIWLFGMRNNLLMWLTGWDFGTYNNFHRWVARVATLQAVIHSVGYVVLVFDDGGWYYFMSYWKMMFWWAGWAATLGMVALLVASVFWMRRKQYELFLILHILLSILTLITMLGHVSIIPNTYDILFWVPFYIWIADRVLRMSRTLSFNLRFWNTFALASYDANSNIVRLSVPYSTSFYEPKPGTYYYLHVLSDKCFWESHPFTMACTTTNMHVRRKSSCEETPLLVAGEQDQEPMSEVTLEPKRGEPTMTFLIRPYDSFTARLREDTAAAWPHPARLRVLVEGPYGHTQPFNQFDDLLFIVGGSGVVVPLAHLAELAKAESRARSVKIVWAVRELSFAVDVLRQDFEDAFEGGKLSVDVYVTQSSLASNGVRPDDWPEQIRLLYGRPDVREEVQDAATGAGKASLAVVACGPAVMADDARKSVVEMLDRGWSDIEYFQESFNW is encoded by the exons ATGAAATTCTCCCACTCGGTGCCGATTCCCTCGACTCGCGTTGACTTTCCGAAACTTAACCATACTTTTCCCCTCTCCAAACGCAACGTCTCTTCAGGCGACAACACACCACACTACACCAAACcgggagcagcagcctgcGCGTTCACCGCGGTCCGTCATCTTTCGCCCTTCATCGATGCGAAGCTACCCATCGCGACCGTGAGAATGCGCGCTCGTtcaacgccgcctccgcccccggCGGTGCGCCGGGCCCTGATGCCGAcgctcctcgccgcgctgTGCCTCTTCGTCGGCTCGGCCTCAAGCGCGCTCACGGGAACCGGCGGCGTCTGTTTCGACTCATGTACATACACGCTCCGCTCCCCGCGCTTCAACGACACGCAGTCGTACAACGGCACCATGCCGGCGAAGTCGAAGCTCATCGCCTCGTGCGAGAGCCGCCTGCACATTGAGTCGCTGTACCTTTGCGCCGACTTGCACTGCGACCTGACTCaccgcgtcgccggcctgaGTGACCTCAACCACACCTGCCAGACGTACATGAACacgtcgctgccgccgttcGAGATTGTCGCCCACTACTCGGATGAGGAGATTGCCGGCCTGAGGAGGTTGACCCAGGATGAGGGCGTCGACAAGACCGTGTTGAACGAGGTCGTCTTGCCAGCGGATGCCTTTTATCAGATTTGGTTTGATACGCTC GAGTCTGTCGAGTACACCTACGGGTACCATTACAGATATGG CTTCTACGTGATTGTCTTCTGGTTCATCGTGATCGCCATCGGGCTAGCATCCCGTCTCGTCGCGGCCATCGGGACCCTCCAAAAGCAGGAGTACGCTCCCCGGACGACGCGCGGCATCTATCGCTTGTCTGCCGTGTGGCTCAAGCGCTACATCACCGTCCCCGCCACCTTCGGCTACCGCTGTTCGCAGAATCTCGGCTGGTGCACGATCCCGCCTCGGATCCAGAGTCTCACCATTTTTGCCTTCATTGCCGTGAACGCCTTCTTCTGCATCCACGGCTACATTGTGTTTCCCGGCCACATGTA CTGGCCCCTCGTCTACCATCAGTGGTGGCGTTACGTCGCCGACAGAACCGGCATCATCTCCTTCGCCAACTTCCCCATCATCTGGCTGTTCGGCATGCGGAACAACTTGCTCATGTGGCTGACTGGCTGGGATTTTGGAACGTACAACAACTTCCACCGCTGGGTTGCCCGTGTGGCGACGCTCCAAGCCGTGATTCACTCCGTCGGCTATGTCGTTCTCGTCTTTGACG ACGGCGGCTGGTACTACTTCATGTCATACTGGAAGATGATGTTCTGGtgggcgggctgggct GCAACGCTCGGCATGGTCGCTCTTCTCGTGGCGTCGGTGTTCTGGATGCGGCGGAAGCAGTACGAGCTGTTCCTCATTCTTCATATCCTCCTCTCCATTCTGACCCTGATAACCATGCTTGG TCACGTCTCCATCATCCCCAACACGTACGATATCTTGTTCTGGGTGCCCTTTTACATCTGGATTGCCGACCGAGTGCTGCGCATGTCGAGGACGCTCTCCTTCAACCTCCGCTTCTGGAACACCTTCGCCCTCGCGAGCTACGACGCAAACTCCAATATCGTCCGCCTCAGCGTCCCTTACTCCACCAGTTTCTACGAGCCGAAGCCTGGCACCTACTATTACCTCCACGTCCTCAGCGACAAGTGCTTCTGGGAGAGCCACCCGTTCACCATGGCCTGCACGACGACGAACATGCACGTCCGGAGGAAGTCATCCTGTGAGGAGACGCCGTTGCTCGTCGCCGGAGAGCAGGATCAAGAACCCATGTCGGAGGTCACCCTCGAGCCGAAGCGAGGCGAGCCCACAATGACGTTTCTCATCCGGCCCTACGACAGCTTCACGGCTCGCCTCCGCGAGGACACTGCCGCTGCGTGGCCCCATCCCGCGCGCCTCCGTGTCCTCGTCGAAGGGCCGTACGGGCACACGCAGCCCTTCAACCAGTTCGACGACCTGCTATTCATCGTCGGAGGCAGTGGTGTCGTCGTGCCGCTGGCGCACCTCGCTGAGCTTGCCAAGGCCGAGTCGAGGGCGCGGTCGGTCAAGATCGTCTGGGCCGTCCGCGAGCTAAGCTTCGCCGTGGACGTGCTGCGGCAAGACTTCGAGGACGCCTTCGAGGGCGGGAAGCTGTCGGTTGACGTCTACGTGACGCAGAGCAGCCTCGCATCCAACGGCGTCCGGCCGGACGATTGGCCAGAGCAGATCCGCCTGCTGTACGGGCGGCCGGACGTGCGCGAGGAGGTGCAGGACGCCGCGACGGGTGCCGGCAAGGCCagtctcgccgtcgtcgcgtGCGGGCCGGCTGTCATGGCTGACGACGCGAGAAAGTCTGTCGTCGAGATGCTCGACCGCGGGTGGTCGGATATTGAGTACTTCCAGGAGAGCTTCAACTGGTAA
- a CDS encoding Putative CENP-V/GFA domain, Mss4-like superfamily protein, translated as MTKQAETNSTQTTSNSKDEDWKTQAPYVPPGKAHPHGDGFEKKIRGACQCGQVSYWLRKDKPLSSKYCHCKDCQKMHGAPFQWAAIFHKDDLAFDKGVDGLVFYSSGKNLQGHDLPCKVSCGFCGSRIMDEGRNMVLLFPGLLHFDGEAKRNNFEVKMHIFYGQRVVDLPDGKPKWSGLNDQSEKLEEDVKDVKHKKQKTDHTNGD; from the exons ATGACGAAACAAGCAGAGACCAACTCGACCCAGACGACTTCGAACagcaaggacgaggactggAAGACGCAGGCCCCCTACGTGCCCCCCGGGAAAGCCCACCCccacggcgacggcttcgagaagaagatcCGCGGCGCGTGCCAGTGTGGCCAGGTCTCGTACTGGCTCCGGAAAGACAAGCCTTTGTCCTCCAAGTACTGCCACTGCAAAGACTGTCAGAAGATGCATG GCGCCCCCTTCCAATGGGCGGCCATCTTCCACAAGGATGACCTCGCCTTCgacaagggcgtcgacggcctcgtcttctACTCGTCCGGCAAGAACCTCCAGGGCCACGACCTGCCCTGCAAGGTCAGCTGCGGCTTTTGCGGCAGCCGCATCATGGACGAGGGCAGGAACATGGTTCTCCTGTTCCCGGGCCTGCTCCAtttcgacggcgaggcgaAGCGGAACAACTTTGAAGTGAA GATGCATATTTTCTACGGCCAACGAGTCGTCGACCTTCCGGACGGAAAGCCCAAGTGGAGCGGGCTGAACGACCAAAGTGAAAAGCTAGAGGAGGACGTGAAGGATGTCAAGcacaagaagcagaagacggACCATACCAACGGCGACTAG